A segment of the Methanomassiliicoccaceae archaeon DOK genome:
GCCATGGGCACCACCCCCGAGGACTACAAGTACGCGGTGTTCCACCAGCCCAACGGCAAGTTCCCCACCAGGGTCGCCAAGCAGCTCGGGTTCACCGACGAGCAGATCCAGTACGGCCTGCTCACGCCCAACATCGGCAACACGTACAGCGGCGCCGTGCCGCTGGGACTGGCCAACATCCTGGACCACGCCGAGCCCGGCGACAGGATCTTCGTCACGTCCTACGGGTCGGGGGCCGGAAGCGACGCCTTCGACATCACCGTCACGGACGAGATGGCCAACTACAAGAGGGACAACGCACCGACGCTGGAGAAGGTCATGGCCGACCCGATCTACGTCGACTACGGGATCTATGCCAAGTTCAAGGGCAAGATCGTCATGCCGGAGTGATAACATGAGGGACGTAGCAATCATAGGGGCCGGAGTCACCAAGTTCGGCGAGCTCTGGAACAAATCGTTCAGGGCGATCGGCATCGAGGCCGGCGTCAAGGCCATGGGCGACGCCAACCTCTCGGGAAGCGAGATCGACGGCGTGTTCATCGGGAACATGTCCGCAGGGCAGTTCATCAAGCAGAAGCACATCGACGCGCTCATCGCGGACTACTCCGGGATGGCGACCAACCACATCCCCGCAACCAGGGTCGAGGCCGGAGGGGCCTCCGGAGGCGTCGCGTTCAGGCAGGCCGTCATGGCCGTCGCGTCCGGGATGCACGACGTGGTCCTGGTCGGAGGGGCCGAGAAGATGACCGACATGGACGACGTGTCCATCAACAGCGTCCTCGACGCCACGGCAGACGCCGAGTGGGAGGCCGGCATGGGAGTGACCTTCGCGGGTCTCCACGCCATGATCGCCAACCGCATGATCCACGACGGCATCGCCACCAGGGAGGAGATCGCATCCTTCTCCGTCAACAGCCACTTCCACGGCGCGCTGAACCCCAACGCCCAGTTCAGGAAGGCCATCACCCTCGACACCGTCCTGAGGTCCGGGCCGGTCGCATCGCCCCTCGGCATGTTCGACTGCGCGCCCATCTCCGACGGAGCCGCCAGCCTGGTGCTGTGCCCCCTGGAGGACGCCAAGAAGTACACCGACTCCTACGTGAAGGTCTCCGCCGTCACGCAGGCGAGCGACACCCTGGCACTGTTCCAGAGGCCCGACATCACCACCTATCAGGCCACCGTCGAGGCGGCCAAGAGGGCGTACGAGCAGGCCCACATCACCGCCCAGGACATCAGCGTCGCGGAGGTGCACGACACCTACACCGTCACAGGCATCATGGCCCTGCAGGACCTCGGCTTCTACAAGAGGGGCGAGGCGGGCAAGGCCGTCCTCAACGAGGAGTGCCACTTCGACTCCGGCAAGGTCGCGATCAACACCTCCGGAGGACTCAAGGCCCGCGGACACCCGATCGGAGCCACCGGCGTGGCGCAGATCGTGGAGCTCGTGGAGCAGCTCAGGGGATCCGCCGACAAGAGGCAGGTCGAGAACGCCAAGTACGGACTGGCCCAGAACACCGGAGGAACCGGTTCCGCGGTCACCGTCAGCATCCTGGAGGCGATGTGATGTCATCTGTTGCAAGGGAGTGGAGGGAGGTCCCCGGAAGGTACAACCTGAAGGGAACCAAGTGCGCCAACTGCGGGACGATCTACTTCCCCAGGCGCGACTTCTGCCCGAAGTGCCGCCGCGCGGGGATCGGGAAGATCGAGGACTACGACATCAGCAGGACCGGGGAGGTCTACTCCTTCTCCATCGTCTACGACGCGCCTGCTATGTGCGACATGATCAAGCCCTACGCGGTCGTCATGGTGAAGACCGACGACGGCGTCATGATCACCGGCCAGCTGGTCGACGTCGACCTGGAGAAGGTCGCCATCGGCATGAGGGTCAGGGCCGTCATGCGCAAGCTGTCCACCGACGGCGACGCGGGCGTCATCCGCTACGGGTTCAAGTTCGTCCCCGCGGAGTGATCAAACTCAACACCCGGGGGCCGTCCCCCGGGAAACCAATTTCTGTTTTCTTCTTCGGATGTGCCGTGGCGTCGTCGAGCGGATCAAAACGTTGCCGGTGTCCATTTATCTTAGTTCCGCGGATTGAGGGCCAGGTTCCCTCCCGCCACGACATCTGGCATGTATGGTATCCAGATATTTGTTTCAAAAAAATCTAAAAAATAAATTTTTGGAAAATTTTGACAAAAATAAATTTTATTTATGAAAACACAAAATTTAATACAATCAATTGTCATACAGTAATATGAACGGCGGCAGATACGCAGCCATGGAACGTTTCAGAGGTCGGAGTGATGAGCTCGGACTTCTGCAAAGGATTTACGACTCGGAGGGCATGAGAACCTGTGCGGTCCTCGGTCGTCGCAGGATAGGCAAGTCATTCATCCTTGAGAAGTTCTGCTCGCAGAGAAGAAGCGTCTATGTGGAGTTCGTGGACAGTTCCGAATCGACGAACGTCGAGCTCCTCGATGCCGCCATGGCTCCGTTGACCGGCGGCATGTCAGGCGTGAGGAGTTTCAAAGAGGCCCTCAACGTGCTTAGGGACATATGTTTCGCCGAGAAGACCGTGGTGGTGTTCGACGAGTTCCCCTACCTGACCCAGAACTGCAAGTCGGCCTCCTCCCTTCTGCAGAACTTCATCGATACCTGCATCGTCCAAAGCAAATCGATGTTCGTGATATGCGGATCGTCGATAACCGTGATGAGAGACGAGACGTCGAAGAGCACCCGTCCGCTTTACGGCAGGTTCCCGTCCCGTCTCGAGGTTAAGGAGATGTCGTTTGACGAATGCAGGGACTTCAACCCCGGTCTTGCCGATGAAGACGCATTGATGCTCTACATGACCCTGGGCGGAATCCCGATGTATCATGAGATGGCGACCGGTAGCGACTATCCCGAATGCATAAAGTCGCTGTTCTTCGGCCCCCACCCGCTGATCCAGGACGAGGCCTCGGCGATCATAGGCCGTGAGCTGAACCCGGCTGCGAGGTACAATGCGGTCATGGACGCCATCGGAGGAGGAGCGACGATACTGACGGACATAGCCAACAGGTCCGACATCGACCCCTCCTCGTGCCTGAAATGTCTCAGGAAACTGATGGCGATAGGCGTCGTGGGAAAGGTCCATCCGATGCTGGATGCCCCTAAAGGACCGACATACGAGATAACGGACAACATGATTGCGTTCGAGTTCGAGGTCCTCAGGAAGTACGGTACGAGCATCAGAATGGCGGATCCGGACATGGTCTACGAGGAGCTCAGCGACGTCATCAGGTCGTTCTTGGGGAAAAGGTTCGAGGGGATCTGTGCGGATTTCATGCGCAGCCATTATGTCTGCAAGGAGATTGGTAGATGGTGGGGCAAGGCCGGTGTCGGGACTGGTACGGACATAGATTTGGTCGCGGTGGTGAGGTCCAGGAAGATGACCGTCACTGTTCTGGGCGAGTGCAAGTTCAGGGGCGACGCATCCGGTTTCGAGGTCTACAACTCATTAAAATTGAAGGCCGATGCTCTTTCCAGAGACCGTACCGTGCGTCTGATGCTGTTCTCAGCCAGTGGATTCAAGGACAACCTGGTTCTGTTCGCTGAGGAGAACGGTATCATACTCGTCGACTTGGACACACTCATCAGCAGGAAACCCGCTCCGGAGATACTTCCGACATGAGGGGGACAAAAGGTTTCCGACCGTCTGCGCCCCTTCCAGTGTTAGAGACGGGGGCGCGGACGGCCATTTCAAATCGGATAATCAGTCCACCGAGGCCTCAACCCTGCTCCCGCCCTTCTCGCGGGTCACGGTGATCCTCCTGTCGATCCTCTCCCTGAGGAGGTCCACGTGGGATATCACGCCGACCATCACGTCTCCCGCCGTCAGGCTGTCCAGGACGTCCAGCGCCTGCTCCAGCGAGTCCGAGTCCAGGGATCCGAACCCCTCGTCGATGAACAGGGCGTCGACCCTGCTTCCGCCGGCCATCATCTGTATGGAGTCGGACAGTCCCAGGGCCAGGGACAGCGCGGCCTTGAATGACTCCCCGCCCGACAGGGACTTGACCGACCTCACCTTGCCGGTGAAGTTGTCCAGCACGTCGATGTCCAGCGCGGTCTGGGACCTGTTGTTGTCGTCCTCGGCCCTCCTGCGGAGCTCGAACCTGCCTCCAGACATGTCCGAGAGCCTGCGGTTGGCGCACTGGAGCACCCTGTCGAAGTAGACGGCCTGGATGTACTGCTCGAACTGCACCTTCCTGGCGCCGGTGAGTCTCCCGTTGGCGACGTCGGACATGCGCTGGAGGGCGTCCAGCTCCCTGCCCTTGGCGTCGATCTCGTCCCATCTGGTCCTGAGGAACGCCCATGCGTCGGAGTTGCCCTTCAGCACCTCCATCGCATGTGCCAGCTCCTCGGCGACGGCCTCCTTGGCCTCCGTGGCCTCAGCGACGGCGGCCTCCACCGCGCCCATGTCGGGACGCTCCAGCCCCTCCAGCTCTGCGGTCAGCTCCGCGGACCTGCTGCGGCAGTAGGACTCCTCGCTCTCGAACGCGGATATCGATGCGTTGAGCTCGTCGAGGTCCGTGGACATCAGATCGTGGAACCCGTCCAGGTCCATGCCCATGGCGTCCAGCAGCGCAGACAGTCTGGCCCCGGCCTCGTCGACCTTCGGGACGAGTCCCCTGACCTCCTCCTCGGACTTCCTCAGACGGTCGTTCTGAACGGCGAACTGCCCTTCTGACTGCGCCTTGCGGTTCGCGACGATGTTGGAGAGCGCCTCAGCAGACTGGATGTCCACCCTGTTCCTGTGCAGGGTCTCCCTGGCCTCCTCCTCGGAGGAGAGCTCCAGTCCGGCGGCGACCTCCGCCAGCTGGGCCTCGGTCGCGGCGCGGGACCTCTCCAGGGCGCCCCTCCTGGACTCCATCTCGGCCAGCCCCGCCTCGCCGTCCGCGAGGGACTTCTCCAGCATCTCCCTCCTGGACTCCATCTCGGCCATGCTCCTGAGGAGGATCTCCATCTCGTTCAGCCTCCTGCGGCTCTCTGCCAGCCTCGACTCGGAGTCGGATATCATGGCGTCGAGGGCGTCCATGGCCTCCGCCGCGGTCCCGGAGGTGCCGGAGGCCTCCCTGAGCCTCTCCAGCGACGTCTCATACTCGGTGCGGCGCTGGGCCAGGTCGGCGACGACCTTCTCCCTGGCGGAGTACTCCCTGTCCCTCTTCCTCCTGAGCTTCGTGAGCTCCTCCTCGGTCGGCACTCCCTCAGGGACCGTTGCTGGGGAGGGGTGGTGGACGGAGCCGCACACCGGGCACGGCTGCCCTTCGGCCAGAGAGGATGCCAGCATCCCCGCCTGCGACCTGAAGAACAGCGACTCGGCCAGCGACACCTGGTCGGCCGCTGCCTTCGCCTGGTTGTCGTGGACGGTGAACGAGCTCTCGAGGGTCCTGACGGAGTTCTCCGCGTCGATGCAGGCGACGCCGGCGCTCCTGGCGGCCTTCGACCTGTCCAGCGCCTCCGCCAGCCTCTCACTCTCCATCCTCGCGACGGATATCCCCGATCTCGCCTCGGCGGCGCCTGCCAGCCTGTCCGAGATATCCTGCAGCTCGGCCCTGATCCCGTCGGTCTCCACCCTGGATCTGGCTTCTGCCGAGGACACGGTCTCGAGCTCCGCATTCATCTTGGACAATGCTTCCGTCAGCTCCCTGGCCCTGGCGTACCTCGGCAGGGACTCCTCGATGCGGGCGTTCGCCGCCGACAGCAGCGAGGCCCTCGCGGTCATCTCGGCAGCCCTCTCGGTGTCCTTCATGATGTTCTCCCTGACCTTCTCAAGCCTCTCGAGCTCCTTCGAGGCCGCCTCGCCCTCGTCCTCCGCCTTCCTCAGGGCGCTCCTGGCGGCCTTGAGGTCCGCCTCCGCCTCCACGACGGGCTGCGAGCGTCCGATCATGTCCCTTCTGATCCTGAGCGCGGATATCTCGCCCTCGCGCTGCCTGAGGGACACCTTCCTGGCGTTCACCGTGTCCAGTTCGTCGAACTTCGACTTGATCCCGGCGGCCTCGGCCCTGCGCTCCACGGCCGTCCTGTAGCGTCCCTCCGCCTCCTCGCTCCTGGACCTGACGGCGTCGACGGCCGCCCTGTCCGCGGATATGGTGGCCTCGATGACCTTCTCCTGCTCCCCCCTCGGGAGGGATGTCAGGTCGTCGACCAGGTCCGTCACTATCTGGGACAGCCTCTCGTCGGCTTCGGCCTTGCGGTGCCTGTAGGTGTCACCCTTCTCGGAGCACATCCTCGCCAGCGTCTCCTGGAGCCTCCTGAAGTGGTCGGTCCCGAACAGGTTCCTCAGGATCTCCGTCCTGTTCTTGCTGTCCGTGTCCAGCAGCTTCATGAACTCGCCCTGGGCCAGCATGACGATCTGGTTCCACTGCTCGGCGTCCATGCCTAGGATGTCCCCGATCCTGGAGTCGACCTCCCTGACGGATGTGCTGACCATCTTGCCGTCCACGATCAGCTCGGCAGTGGGGGAGACCTTCGTGCGGTTGCCGGTGCGTGTCTCCCTCCAGTAAGGCGGCTCCCTCCTCACGGTGTATCTGGTCCCGAGGTGGTCGAACGTCAGCCTGACCCACGGCTTCGCATCGGTCAGGTCGCTGCGGAGGCTGTCCGGCAGCCTCCTGGAACCGCTGGTCTTTCCGAACAGGGCGTATGTCATGGCGTCGAAGATCATCGTCTTCCCGGACCCGGTGTTCCCGGTGATCAGGAACAGTCCGGAGCCCATCCTCTCGAAGTCGACGGTCGTCGGCTGGGAGTACGGCCCGAAGGCCTCCATCTCGAGAAGGACCGGCCTCATTCCTCGCCACCTCCCACGTAGATGCAGTCCTTGAGTATCTCGCGCTGGTAGTCGTTGAGCTCCTCGCCTGTCATGTCCCTGTAGAACTCCGCGAACAGATCCGCGGGGTGGACGGTGACCGCCCTGTCCATCTCAACGGCCCCGGGGGTCCCCGAGGGGCGATCCCTGGATGCCACAGTCACGTTCATGGTGTGCGGATAGACCTTGTAGAGCTCGGAGACCCCCTGTCCAGGGGCCTCGTTGAGCTCGGCTATGATGTAGTCGTCGCGTCCTGTGACCTCGTCGAGGCCGGCATGGACGATGTCGTTGAGGCTGCCCCTGAGCACCCTGAGGTCCCTCAGCGGGACGAGCGGGACTAGCTCCACCGACACGTCTCCCTTGTCGCGGATGTCTGCCAGGACCACGCTCTTCGGGGTCAGCGCCTCGGACCCGGAGTACTTCAGCGGGGATCCGGAGTACCTGACCGTGTCCCTGCCCACGCGCTGGGGGATGTGGAGGTGGCCCAGCGCCACGTAGTCGAACGCGGCGAGGCTGTCGACGGGGATGCATTCGATGCCCCCGACCTCCGGCCTCTGCTCCTCGGACTCCGACGTCTGCGGGAGTCCGGATCCTGCGAAGAACTGGTGGGCCACTAGGATGTTCCTCCCCGCCGGGTCCACGCCGGACTCCCTCATCACCAGGTCCATGGCCCCGCCGTACCCCTGGACGTCGGCGTCCATCAGCGTGCGGACCTCCGAGACCTTGAAGTAGGGCAGCATGTAGATCGACAGCTTCCCGTACTCGTCCTCGGTGTCGATCCTCTCGGCCCTCCCGGAGAACTCGCCGGCGATGTGCACGCCGCTCCTGCCGAGGATGGGTCCGCAGAACTCCAGCCTGGCGCCGGAGTCGTGGTTTCCGGAGATCACGTAGACCTCGCAGCCCTCGGCGGTGACCTTCTCCAGGAAGTCGCCGAACATCCTCACTGCCTCCTCTGTCGGTACGGCCCTGTCGTAGACGTCTCCTGCTATGAGCATGGCGTCCGGCTTCCTCTCGCGGACGATTCCGACGATGCCGTCGAGGATGTGTCTCTGGTCCTCCGTCATGGAATAGCCATGGACGCGCTTACCAAGGTGCAAATCCGAAGTATGTAAGACCTTCAATCTAATCACCATTTCATTTTTATAGACCATCGTTCGGTCTCTCTGACGACTGATATGAGGCCTGACGTATTTATATCTTTACAAAAAGTGTAAACAAAACAGATTGTGTAAACCTATTTATCAGGCGAAAGGTATCGGCAGAGTATGGATAACCCCGGGAGGACGTCCATACAGGCCACCGTCAAGTCGGTGTGCTCCATTTCCTACGTTTCGGAGAAGCTCCAGGTGTCCCGCCCGACACTTTACAAGTACATGGACCTCTACGACTCCGGGGGAAGGGACAGGGTCCCGACGAAGGTCCTTCGCTTCTTCGACTACCTGACATCCGCCAGGAGGTCCGAGGACGACGCGATACTCTATTTCATAAGGGAGTCTGGCAGGGAGGAGGGGCCCGAGCCTTCCCAGCGCGAGGATCCGGTCCCCGTCACATGCAGGATCGGCGGCGACAGGGCGATGGTGCTCTTCCCGGATGTGGAGGACCCCTCGGACGTCGAGGTGGACGTCTCCATGGAGATCGACGGGATGATGACTGTCATCGGACGCTACCGTCCGCAGCCCGGGAGGAGCTTCGTGACCATCGACGACCTGATCCCGGAGAACACATTCTATTACACAGTGAGGACGGCCTCCGACGGGAGGGTCCTGGCCGGGCCGACGGCGTTCTCCGTCGGCGGCGACAGGGACGGGGTCAGACCTTCTGGAGCTCGACCATCGCGACGTTCTCGACGGCCTGGTCCTCTGGGGACAGGAAGCAGCTCCTGAGTCCCAGCTTCTCCGCCTTCCACGGCGTCGCGTCGACGAGGGAATCGTCCCTGACCATGCCGATGTCCCCGAGGCGGGGGTCGTCCACGTCCATCAGGATCGCCACGTACTCGTCCCTGCCCTCCTTGGGCTTCATCTTCGCCATGGCCTTGCCGATCTGCCTCTCCCAGGCGCAGTATAGGATGATCTCTGTGGGCAGCGTCTTGGACCTGTTCGTCCCCTCGGCGAACGCCCTCTCGGCGTGGTTGGCGGCGGCGAGCGCGTGGGACCTCCCCGCGATCATGTCGGGGTCGAGGAGGACGACGTCCCCTCCGAGCGATGTGAAGTGTGACACGATTGTCTCGAATGTGGCGGGGCCCCTGATCCCGATGACGTCGAAGCGCATGCCCATGTCACGGACGGCGCCGTATAACAACCTTCTCACATCCTTAACGTCCGTCATCAACACCACTAATAATAAATCGACAGTAGGGGTTCCGCCCTGCAAGGAACTAGTGACCACCATGGCCGACGAATGGATTAGGATAGCTGCGCCCGCGACCACATCCAACATCGGCGCCGGATTCGACGTGTTCGGACTGGCGCTTAAGGAGCCCTACGACATCATCGAGGGAAGGAAGATCGAATCCGGGATCGTGATCTCGGAGGTCTCCGGACCCGGGTCCGAGGGGATCCCCACAGACCCCGACCAGAACTCCGTCAGTATCGCCGCGAAGGAGGTCCTCAGGAGATGCGAGGCCGAATTCGGAATCGAGATCAGGATCAAGAAGGGCATCCGTCCGTGCAGCGGCATCGGGTCCTCCGGGGCGTCCGCCGCCGGAGGCGCATTCCTCGCCCACATCCTGTGCGGAGAGAAGCTGAGCCTCACCGAGGTCGTGCTCTGCGCCGCCCACGCCGAGGACGTCACGTCCGGAGGGTTCCACGCGGACAACGTCGCCCCGTGCGTGCTCGGAGGCTTCACCGTCATCCGCTCCTACGAGCCCTTCGAGGTCGTCTCCATCCAGCCACCCGAGGACCTCGGCATCGTCGTGGCAATGCCCGACGTCATGGTCCCCACCAGGGAGTCCAGGATGGTCCTGCCCCACGAGGTCGCCGTCAAGGACATGGTGTTCCACCTCGGAAACGCCGCATGCATGGTGTACGGCATGCAGACCGGGGACCTGGGACTCATCGGCAGGTCCGTCCAGGACGCTGTGTTCGAGCCCGCCAGGACATCGCTGGTGCCCTACCTGAAGAAGGCCGAGTCAGTGGCCAAGTCCCACGGCGCCATCGCGTCCTTCCTGGGCGGTTCCGGCCCCTGCATCATCTCGTTCTACGACAAGAGCTCCCATCAGGGGGAGGCCATAGCCGAGAGCATCAGGGCGCTTTACGCTGAAAACGATATGAAATGCGACACCTGGATCACGGAGCCCGGCTCCGGTTGCAGGAGGATTTGAAATGGCAGCACACAAGGTTGTTTGCTGGGACTGCGGAGCGGAGGTCGAC
Coding sequences within it:
- a CDS encoding thiolase domain-containing protein, with amino-acid sequence MRDVAIIGAGVTKFGELWNKSFRAIGIEAGVKAMGDANLSGSEIDGVFIGNMSAGQFIKQKHIDALIADYSGMATNHIPATRVEAGGASGGVAFRQAVMAVASGMHDVVLVGGAEKMTDMDDVSINSVLDATADAEWEAGMGVTFAGLHAMIANRMIHDGIATREEIASFSVNSHFHGALNPNAQFRKAITLDTVLRSGPVASPLGMFDCAPISDGAASLVLCPLEDAKKYTDSYVKVSAVTQASDTLALFQRPDITTYQATVEAAKRAYEQAHITAQDISVAEVHDTYTVTGIMALQDLGFYKRGEAGKAVLNEECHFDSGKVAINTSGGLKARGHPIGATGVAQIVELVEQLRGSADKRQVENAKYGLAQNTGGTGSAVTVSILEAM
- a CDS encoding transcriptional regulator, with protein sequence MSSVAREWREVPGRYNLKGTKCANCGTIYFPRRDFCPKCRRAGIGKIEDYDISRTGEVYSFSIVYDAPAMCDMIKPYAVVMVKTDDGVMITGQLVDVDLEKVAIGMRVRAVMRKLSTDGDAGVIRYGFKFVPAE
- a CDS encoding AAA family ATPase, which encodes MNGGRYAAMERFRGRSDELGLLQRIYDSEGMRTCAVLGRRRIGKSFILEKFCSQRRSVYVEFVDSSESTNVELLDAAMAPLTGGMSGVRSFKEALNVLRDICFAEKTVVVFDEFPYLTQNCKSASSLLQNFIDTCIVQSKSMFVICGSSITVMRDETSKSTRPLYGRFPSRLEVKEMSFDECRDFNPGLADEDALMLYMTLGGIPMYHEMATGSDYPECIKSLFFGPHPLIQDEASAIIGRELNPAARYNAVMDAIGGGATILTDIANRSDIDPSSCLKCLRKLMAIGVVGKVHPMLDAPKGPTYEITDNMIAFEFEVLRKYGTSIRMADPDMVYEELSDVIRSFLGKRFEGICADFMRSHYVCKEIGRWWGKAGVGTGTDIDLVAVVRSRKMTVTVLGECKFRGDASGFEVYNSLKLKADALSRDRTVRLMLFSASGFKDNLVLFAEENGIILVDLDTLISRKPAPEILPT
- a CDS encoding AAA family ATPase; protein product: MRPVLLEMEAFGPYSQPTTVDFERMGSGLFLITGNTGSGKTMIFDAMTYALFGKTSGSRRLPDSLRSDLTDAKPWVRLTFDHLGTRYTVRREPPYWRETRTGNRTKVSPTAELIVDGKMVSTSVREVDSRIGDILGMDAEQWNQIVMLAQGEFMKLLDTDSKNRTEILRNLFGTDHFRRLQETLARMCSEKGDTYRHRKAEADERLSQIVTDLVDDLTSLPRGEQEKVIEATISADRAAVDAVRSRSEEAEGRYRTAVERRAEAAGIKSKFDELDTVNARKVSLRQREGEISALRIRRDMIGRSQPVVEAEADLKAARSALRKAEDEGEAASKELERLEKVRENIMKDTERAAEMTARASLLSAANARIEESLPRYARARELTEALSKMNAELETVSSAEARSRVETDGIRAELQDISDRLAGAAEARSGISVARMESERLAEALDRSKAARSAGVACIDAENSVRTLESSFTVHDNQAKAAADQVSLAESLFFRSQAGMLASSLAEGQPCPVCGSVHHPSPATVPEGVPTEEELTKLRRKRDREYSAREKVVADLAQRRTEYETSLERLREASGTSGTAAEAMDALDAMISDSESRLAESRRRLNEMEILLRSMAEMESRREMLEKSLADGEAGLAEMESRRGALERSRAATEAQLAEVAAGLELSSEEEARETLHRNRVDIQSAEALSNIVANRKAQSEGQFAVQNDRLRKSEEEVRGLVPKVDEAGARLSALLDAMGMDLDGFHDLMSTDLDELNASISAFESEESYCRSRSAELTAELEGLERPDMGAVEAAVAEATEAKEAVAEELAHAMEVLKGNSDAWAFLRTRWDEIDAKGRELDALQRMSDVANGRLTGARKVQFEQYIQAVYFDRVLQCANRRLSDMSGGRFELRRRAEDDNNRSQTALDIDVLDNFTGKVRSVKSLSGGESFKAALSLALGLSDSIQMMAGGSRVDALFIDEGFGSLDSDSLEQALDVLDSLTAGDVMVGVISHVDLLRERIDRRITVTREKGGSRVEASVD
- the sbcD gene encoding exonuclease subunit SbcD, with amino-acid sequence MHLGKRVHGYSMTEDQRHILDGIVGIVRERKPDAMLIAGDVYDRAVPTEEAVRMFGDFLEKVTAEGCEVYVISGNHDSGARLEFCGPILGRSGVHIAGEFSGRAERIDTEDEYGKLSIYMLPYFKVSEVRTLMDADVQGYGGAMDLVMRESGVDPAGRNILVAHQFFAGSGLPQTSESEEQRPEVGGIECIPVDSLAAFDYVALGHLHIPQRVGRDTVRYSGSPLKYSGSEALTPKSVVLADIRDKGDVSVELVPLVPLRDLRVLRGSLNDIVHAGLDEVTGRDDYIIAELNEAPGQGVSELYKVYPHTMNVTVASRDRPSGTPGAVEMDRAVTVHPADLFAEFYRDMTGEELNDYQREILKDCIYVGGGEE
- a CDS encoding homoserine kinase: MADEWIRIAAPATTSNIGAGFDVFGLALKEPYDIIEGRKIESGIVISEVSGPGSEGIPTDPDQNSVSIAAKEVLRRCEAEFGIEIRIKKGIRPCSGIGSSGASAAGGAFLAHILCGEKLSLTEVVLCAAHAEDVTSGGFHADNVAPCVLGGFTVIRSYEPFEVVSIQPPEDLGIVVAMPDVMVPTRESRMVLPHEVAVKDMVFHLGNAACMVYGMQTGDLGLIGRSVQDAVFEPARTSLVPYLKKAESVAKSHGAIASFLGGSGPCIISFYDKSSHQGEAIAESIRALYAENDMKCDTWITEPGSGCRRI